The DNA window TATGTGCCAGATATGATGCCAACTCATTGGAATGCTCAAGGAGAAATCGATGGGTATATGGACAAGTTCTGGGGGCTCTTTTTGTTACCTATGATATCAGTTGGGTTATTTGCTCTATTTGTGTATCTCCCAAAGTTTGAACCAAGAAAAATGAATTTGGAATCTTTTAGGGAGTATTATCAAGGAATTCTCTTAGTAACTATAGGATTTCTTTTTTACATATACATCCTATCAATTCTAGCGGCCTTTGAGTATAGATTCAATATGGTTCAGATGATGGCCCCTGCCTTTGGCGCCATCTTTTATTATATGGGTACTGTTTTAGTGAAAATAAAGAGCAACTTCTTTGTTGGAATCAGGACCCCCTGGACAATCAGCGATGATGTAGTCTGGGAAAAGACTCATAAGCTGGGTGGAAAGCTCTTCAAAGCATCAGGGATAATAGCCTTTTTTGGGGTATTCTTCAAAGAGATTGCATTTATACTCGTTATAGCCCCAATCCTTTTCGTATCT is part of the Methanofastidiosum sp. genome and encodes:
- a CDS encoding DUF1648 domain-containing protein codes for the protein MKANDISLAIILFSFIIGAFVYAYVPDMMPTHWNAQGEIDGYMDKFWGLFLLPMISVGLFALFVYLPKFEPRKMNLESFREYYQGILLVTIGFLFYIYILSILAAFEYRFNMVQMMAPAFGAIFYYMGTVLVKIKSNFFVGIRTPWTISDDVVWEKTHKLGGKLFKASGIIAFFGVFFKEIAFILVIAPILFVSAYSMVYSYFEYKKIHKGE